One Brassica oleracea var. oleracea cultivar TO1000 chromosome C7, BOL, whole genome shotgun sequence genomic window carries:
- the LOC106301505 gene encoding uncharacterized protein LOC106301505 isoform X2: MEGVGGRLGRSSTRYGGPATVFTGPVRKWKKKWVHVSPSTKKLNHSSSSAASDAANGSHLLFFKWAPLSQSGNGNEDGKSESPSPSEDTLATVAAEDPPRRRRFKYVPIAVLEEQKNEVTEIEEDDQVEEEEQKKEIEQEASAAELSDKRAQVEEKPDMNDVPMEDNQEEEKTVRQDLNERTKDSGLNLNANDVDSENNPSQ; encoded by the exons ATGGAAGGAGTAGGAGGTCGGTTAGGGAGGTCCTCGACTCGTTACGGAGGACCGGCGACGGTTTTCACGGGTCCGGTGAGGAAGTGGAAGAAGAAGTGGGTTCACGTCTCTCCCTCCACCAAGAAGCTCAATCACTCCTCCTCATCCGCAGCTTCCGACGCCGCTAACGGATCGCATTTGCTGTTCTTCAAGTGGGCGCCATTGTCTCAGAGCGGGAACGGGAACGAAGATGGTAAAAGCGAGAGTCCTTCTCCGAGCGAAGACACTCTGGCAACGGTAGCAGCAGAAGATCCTCCGCGGCGGCGCAGATTCAAATACGTGCCG ATTGCAGTACTTGAGGAGCAGAAGAATGAAGTTACAGAAATTGAGGAAGATGATCAGGTTGAGGAAGAGGAGCAGAAGAAAGAAATTGAGCAAGAAGCAAGTGCAGCAGAGCTAAGTGACAAGAGAGCACAAGTTGAGGAAAAACCAGACATGAATGATGTTCCTATGGAAGATAATCAG GAGGAAGAAAAAACAGTGCGGCAAGATCTGAACGAAAGAACTAAGGATTCAGGACTCAACTTGAATGCAAACGATGTAGATTCTGAGAACAATCCGAGCCAATAG
- the LOC106301505 gene encoding RNA polymerase II degradation factor 1-like isoform X1, with translation MEGVGGRLGRSSTRYGGPATVFTGPVRKWKKKWVHVSPSTKKLNHSSSSAASDAANGSHLLFFKWAPLSQSGNGNEDGKSESPSPSEDTLATVAAEDPPRRRRFKYVPIAVLEEQKNEVTEIEEDDQVEEEEQKKEIEQEASAAELSDKRAQVEEKPDMNDVPMEDNQQEEEKTVRQDLNERTKDSGLNLNANDVDSENNPSQ, from the exons ATGGAAGGAGTAGGAGGTCGGTTAGGGAGGTCCTCGACTCGTTACGGAGGACCGGCGACGGTTTTCACGGGTCCGGTGAGGAAGTGGAAGAAGAAGTGGGTTCACGTCTCTCCCTCCACCAAGAAGCTCAATCACTCCTCCTCATCCGCAGCTTCCGACGCCGCTAACGGATCGCATTTGCTGTTCTTCAAGTGGGCGCCATTGTCTCAGAGCGGGAACGGGAACGAAGATGGTAAAAGCGAGAGTCCTTCTCCGAGCGAAGACACTCTGGCAACGGTAGCAGCAGAAGATCCTCCGCGGCGGCGCAGATTCAAATACGTGCCG ATTGCAGTACTTGAGGAGCAGAAGAATGAAGTTACAGAAATTGAGGAAGATGATCAGGTTGAGGAAGAGGAGCAGAAGAAAGAAATTGAGCAAGAAGCAAGTGCAGCAGAGCTAAGTGACAAGAGAGCACAAGTTGAGGAAAAACCAGACATGAATGATGTTCCTATGGAAGATAATCAG CAGGAGGAAGAAAAAACAGTGCGGCAAGATCTGAACGAAAGAACTAAGGATTCAGGACTCAACTTGAATGCAAACGATGTAGATTCTGAGAACAATCCGAGCCAATAG